In one Limosilactobacillus oris genomic region, the following are encoded:
- the mutS gene encoding DNA mismatch repair protein MutS: MEQYQKVKDQYPDAFLFYRLGDFYELFNEDAVKGAQLLELTLTTRNHSAKNPIPMCGVPHRAVESYVDMLIDKGYKVAICEQMEDPKKAKGMVKRAVTRLITPGTQMDLNGDQARQNNYLAAISQAGNQFNLAYTDLSTGELKATSLGSVEGVINELINLQSKEVVGEGDLPARLKAALDSRHILLSQQTEILKRSEISYLTQDLTAAGQRHVVGLLVSYLLTTQKRSLAHMQGAIAYQPSSFMKIDHYSKTNLELMTNLRSGKRQGTLSWLLDETKTAMGSRLLKRWLDRPLIDPAAIKERQDKVAELLDHYFERSNLQEELIKVYDLERLAGRVAYGSVNGRDLIQLKTSLEQVPKIKYVLETLDSPVFTDLTSRLDPLTDIADLIDRAIVEEPPIAVTDGGVIKDGYNDQLDQYRDAMNNGKQWIADLQEQERQVTGINNLKIGYNHVFGYFIEVTKVNLDKIPRDRYERKQTLVNAERFSTPELKEKEALILGAQEKSVALEYDLFVKIREQVKEQIQRLQKLAQALSELDVLQSFAVVSEDYHFVRPIMNSGHQLQIKDGRHPVVEKFMGHQEYVPNDVQMGDDTDILLITGPNMSGKSTYMRQLALTAVMAQMGCFVPASRAELPIFDQIFTRIGAADDLISGESTFMVEMMEANNALSHATDRSLILFDEIGRGTATYDGMALAQAIIEYVHQHVRAKTLFSTHYHELTSLEETLPRLKNVHVGATEKNGELVFLHKVSAGPADKSYGIHVAKLAGMPAPLLKRADQILQKLENKEAELAKKGAAGPTSQPTPQQPAAQLTDRVQEAPAAAPLVEQNGQMELFNPQPAAKKLDKKEERVLNQLKELNLMGMTPMEVMNQLYDWQQKLK, from the coding sequence ATGGAACAGTATCAGAAGGTCAAGGACCAGTATCCAGATGCTTTCCTGTTTTATCGCCTTGGTGACTTTTATGAACTTTTTAACGAAGATGCGGTGAAGGGGGCGCAGTTGTTAGAGCTAACCCTGACGACCCGGAATCACAGTGCCAAAAATCCAATTCCAATGTGTGGGGTTCCCCACCGGGCCGTTGAAAGCTATGTTGACATGTTGATTGACAAGGGCTACAAGGTAGCAATTTGTGAACAGATGGAGGATCCAAAGAAGGCTAAGGGAATGGTCAAACGGGCCGTAACCCGGTTGATTACTCCAGGAACCCAGATGGACCTCAATGGCGATCAAGCGCGGCAGAACAACTATTTGGCGGCAATTAGCCAGGCGGGCAATCAGTTTAACCTGGCCTACACCGACTTGTCGACGGGGGAACTGAAAGCGACCAGCTTAGGCAGCGTCGAGGGGGTCATTAACGAACTGATCAACCTCCAAAGTAAGGAAGTTGTCGGGGAGGGGGACTTGCCCGCCCGCCTCAAAGCTGCCTTGGACAGCCGGCACATCCTGCTTTCCCAGCAGACGGAAATTCTCAAGCGGTCGGAGATCAGCTACCTGACCCAGGACCTGACAGCTGCCGGTCAGCGGCACGTGGTAGGCCTCCTGGTTTCCTACCTGCTGACGACGCAAAAACGTTCTCTTGCCCATATGCAAGGGGCGATTGCTTACCAACCTAGTTCGTTTATGAAGATTGATCATTATTCCAAGACGAATCTCGAACTGATGACCAACCTCCGGAGCGGGAAGCGTCAGGGAACCCTATCCTGGCTGTTGGACGAGACCAAAACGGCGATGGGCAGCCGGCTCTTAAAACGCTGGCTGGACAGGCCGCTGATTGATCCGGCGGCAATTAAGGAACGCCAGGATAAAGTGGCCGAGCTGCTTGACCACTACTTCGAACGGAGCAACCTTCAGGAAGAATTGATTAAGGTTTATGACCTGGAACGCCTAGCTGGCCGGGTCGCGTACGGGAGTGTCAATGGCCGGGACCTGATTCAGCTAAAGACGTCTTTGGAGCAGGTCCCCAAGATTAAGTATGTCCTCGAAACCCTCGACTCCCCCGTTTTTACAGACCTTACTAGCCGCTTAGACCCCTTGACGGATATTGCCGATCTGATTGACCGAGCCATCGTGGAAGAACCGCCGATTGCGGTCACGGATGGTGGGGTAATTAAGGATGGCTACAATGACCAGTTAGACCAGTACCGGGATGCCATGAACAACGGCAAGCAGTGGATTGCTGACCTTCAAGAGCAGGAGCGGCAGGTAACTGGTATCAATAACTTGAAGATTGGTTATAACCATGTTTTTGGCTATTTTATCGAAGTTACCAAGGTCAACCTGGATAAGATTCCGCGGGACCGGTACGAACGAAAGCAAACCTTGGTTAATGCGGAGCGCTTTTCTACGCCGGAGTTAAAGGAAAAGGAAGCCCTAATCCTCGGCGCCCAAGAGAAGTCAGTGGCCCTTGAATATGACCTCTTCGTGAAGATTCGTGAGCAGGTCAAGGAACAGATTCAGCGGTTGCAAAAATTGGCCCAGGCCCTGTCCGAACTGGATGTTTTACAGAGCTTTGCCGTGGTCAGTGAAGACTACCACTTCGTCCGGCCGATAATGAACAGTGGTCACCAGTTACAGATTAAGGACGGGCGCCACCCAGTAGTAGAAAAGTTTATGGGCCACCAGGAATACGTTCCAAACGACGTCCAGATGGGGGACGACACGGATATTCTGCTGATTACGGGACCTAATATGTCCGGGAAGAGTACCTATATGCGGCAGTTAGCACTGACGGCGGTAATGGCCCAGATGGGGTGCTTTGTTCCGGCAAGCCGGGCTGAGCTGCCGATTTTTGACCAAATCTTTACCCGGATTGGGGCGGCAGACGACCTGATTTCCGGCGAAAGTACGTTTATGGTGGAGATGATGGAGGCTAACAATGCCCTGAGTCACGCCACGGACCGGAGCCTGATCCTCTTTGATGAGATTGGCCGTGGGACTGCTACTTACGATGGGATGGCCCTGGCCCAGGCAATAATTGAGTATGTCCACCAGCACGTTCGCGCCAAGACCCTCTTCTCCACCCACTACCATGAACTAACCAGCCTGGAAGAGACCCTTCCCCGCTTAAAGAATGTTCACGTGGGGGCAACGGAGAAGAACGGTGAGCTGGTCTTCCTCCACAAGGTCAGTGCGGGGCCAGCGGATAAGTCGTACGGAATCCACGTTGCCAAGCTGGCTGGCATGCCCGCGCCACTTCTGAAGCGTGCCGACCAGATCCTGCAGAAATTGGAGAATAAGGAAGCCGAGCTGGCTAAGAAGGGGGCAGCAGGCCCGACCAGCCAACCGACTCCGCAACAGCCTGCGGCCCAGCTAACCGACCGGGTCCAGGAAGCACCCGCAGCAGCTCCGCTAGTTGAACAGAACGGCCAAATGGAATTGTTTAACCCCCAGCCGGCCGCCAAGAAGCTGGATAAAAAAGAGGAACGGGTGCTTAACCAGCTGAAGGAGCTTAACCTGATGGGAATGACGCCGATGGAGGTAATGAACCAGCTATATGACTGGCAGCAAAAACTAAAGTGA
- the mutL gene encoding DNA mismatch repair endonuclease MutL, giving the protein MGQIHELNDILADQIAAGEVIERPASIVKELVENSLDAQSKRVDIIVENAGLDSIRVIDDGQGIAADDVELAFKRHATSKINSRQDLFRVQTMGFRGEALPSIASVADVELTTAIADATAGRTVHLRGGKLVTNQPAPARRGTDVRVTELFFNTPARLKYLKSPQTELARITDIINRLALANPQVAFSFTHNGKEIFRSAGNDNLQQVIATIYGIQAGRKMLAVQGTDNDFRVTGFVSLPELTRASRQYITIMINHRYVRNYALTKAIIQGYESKLMVGRYPVAVINIDLDPVLVDVNVHPAKREVRLSKEDQLAKLIAQTIRQRIAQENLIPDVDADRFTPQPDPDLVDDLNRRLNEAAASYGVDQADTAGASSAAVTSPLPTSTAKAGADTVDSQIPSPVIIHQSSELNSARMKEFDARYQDESLPALFNDSGRPAADSQPTAPVQTENLELDVHDKSDQETGRFPDLQYIGQLQGTFLLAQASDGLYIVDQHAAQERINYERYRQEIGQVSADQQTFLVPLVLNYSTVDALTISNHADVLASVGLHLEHFGQNSFLLRSHPTWFKEGQEEDTVREMIDWIIKDGKLTVQQFRMKTAIMMSCKRAIKANHHLDEREARALLHRLPQCENPFNCPHGRPVTVHFNDRDLEKMFKRIQEAHVPYADDFDDHDF; this is encoded by the coding sequence ATGGGGCAGATTCATGAATTAAATGATATTTTAGCTGATCAAATCGCTGCCGGGGAAGTAATTGAACGGCCAGCCTCAATTGTGAAGGAACTGGTGGAAAATTCCCTGGACGCTCAGAGCAAACGGGTTGACATCATCGTGGAAAATGCAGGCCTTGATAGCATCAGGGTGATTGATGACGGTCAGGGAATTGCTGCTGATGACGTGGAATTAGCTTTTAAGCGCCATGCCACGAGTAAGATCAATAGCCGCCAAGACCTTTTTCGGGTCCAGACGATGGGCTTTCGTGGGGAGGCGCTGCCCAGCATTGCTTCGGTTGCAGACGTCGAACTAACGACGGCCATCGCGGACGCAACCGCTGGCCGGACTGTCCATCTCCGGGGTGGCAAACTGGTTACCAACCAACCAGCACCGGCCCGGCGGGGAACTGACGTCCGGGTGACGGAACTCTTCTTCAACACGCCGGCCCGCTTGAAGTACCTCAAATCTCCCCAGACGGAACTGGCTCGAATTACTGATATTATCAACCGGCTGGCCCTCGCTAACCCCCAGGTGGCTTTTAGCTTTACCCATAATGGGAAGGAAATCTTTCGGTCGGCGGGGAACGATAACCTCCAGCAGGTAATCGCAACGATTTACGGAATTCAAGCGGGGCGGAAGATGCTGGCTGTCCAGGGGACCGATAATGATTTTCGGGTAACCGGCTTTGTTTCCCTGCCGGAGTTAACCCGGGCGTCCCGCCAGTACATTACGATAATGATCAACCACCGCTACGTCCGTAATTATGCCCTGACTAAGGCGATTATCCAGGGCTACGAGTCAAAGCTGATGGTGGGGCGCTACCCGGTGGCCGTCATTAACATTGACTTGGATCCGGTCCTGGTGGACGTCAATGTCCATCCGGCAAAACGGGAGGTCCGTCTGAGCAAGGAGGACCAGCTAGCTAAGCTGATTGCGCAAACCATTCGCCAGCGGATTGCCCAGGAAAACTTAATTCCTGACGTGGATGCGGACCGGTTTACCCCCCAGCCAGATCCGGACCTAGTTGACGACCTTAACCGGCGCCTGAACGAAGCGGCGGCTTCCTACGGAGTTGACCAAGCTGACACGGCAGGAGCGTCCAGCGCAGCCGTGACGTCTCCTCTACCAACGAGCACGGCAAAGGCCGGGGCGGATACGGTCGACAGCCAAATCCCGTCCCCAGTGATTATCCACCAGAGCAGTGAACTAAATTCTGCCCGGATGAAGGAGTTTGATGCTCGTTACCAAGACGAAAGCCTGCCGGCACTGTTTAATGATTCAGGAAGGCCAGCCGCTGATAGTCAGCCAACCGCGCCAGTCCAGACGGAAAACCTCGAACTGGATGTTCATGACAAGAGCGACCAGGAGACGGGACGCTTTCCAGACCTGCAATATATCGGCCAGCTCCAGGGGACCTTTTTATTAGCCCAGGCTAGTGATGGCTTATATATCGTTGACCAGCATGCCGCCCAGGAGCGGATCAACTATGAGCGCTACCGGCAGGAAATCGGTCAGGTCAGTGCTGACCAGCAGACGTTCCTGGTTCCGCTAGTGTTGAACTATTCGACGGTTGACGCCTTGACCATCAGCAATCATGCTGACGTTTTAGCAAGCGTTGGCCTGCACCTGGAACACTTTGGGCAAAATAGTTTCTTGCTACGGTCACACCCGACCTGGTTTAAAGAGGGGCAAGAAGAGGATACCGTCCGGGAAATGATTGATTGGATCATTAAGGACGGCAAGCTGACCGTCCAGCAATTTCGGATGAAGACGGCCATCATGATGAGCTGCAAACGGGCGATTAAGGCTAACCACCACCTGGACGAGCGGGAGGCCCGGGCACTGTTGCACCGGCTTCCCCAGTGTGAGAACCCGTTTAACTGTCCTCACGGTCGTCCCGTAACGGTTCATTTTAACGACCGCGACCTCGAAAAGATGTTTAAACGGATCCAGGAAGCTCATGTTCCGTATGCTGACGATTTCGACGACCATGATTTTTAG
- the ruvA gene encoding Holliday junction branch migration protein RuvA, with product MYEYLTGTISIVAPQYIVVDVQGVGYKLLVANPYRFHEDSAKAVRVFVYQAVRDNDISLFGFSDQAEKRLFMQLINVSGIGPKSALAILANPDHQGLVDAIANNNIGYLTKFPGIGKKTASQIVLDLKDKLAAATAGSLFDQQPISGAANPALADALAALKALGYKEREVKKIGKQLGGEQQSTDEYLRQALRLLNQ from the coding sequence GTGTATGAATATTTAACGGGAACCATTAGCATTGTTGCCCCCCAGTACATCGTGGTAGATGTTCAGGGAGTTGGTTACAAATTATTGGTGGCCAACCCCTACCGCTTCCATGAGGATTCAGCCAAGGCCGTCCGGGTGTTTGTCTACCAGGCTGTTCGAGACAATGACATTTCCCTGTTTGGCTTCAGTGACCAGGCGGAAAAACGGTTGTTTATGCAGCTGATCAACGTTTCGGGAATTGGCCCGAAGAGTGCTTTGGCAATTCTGGCCAACCCTGACCACCAGGGACTGGTGGATGCAATTGCTAACAATAACATTGGCTACCTGACGAAGTTTCCGGGAATCGGTAAAAAGACGGCCTCACAGATTGTGTTGGATTTGAAAGATAAGCTGGCGGCCGCTACTGCTGGCAGCCTGTTTGACCAGCAGCCGATCAGTGGAGCAGCTAACCCGGCACTGGCGGATGCCTTAGCGGCCCTCAAGGCGCTGGGCTACAAGGAGCGGGAGGTCAAAAAGATCGGTAAGCAGCTGGGTGGGGAGCAACAATCGACCGACGAGTACTTGCGGCAAGCACTGCGCCTGCTAAACCAATGA
- the ruvB gene encoding Holliday junction branch migration DNA helicase RuvB produces MNEKQNDVLSDQSQDEAEEQIELTLRPQNLQDYIGQAQLKNKLRVYIKAAKEREEALDHVLLYGPPGLGKTTLAMVIAHEMAVNIKTTSGPAIEKPGDLVALLNELQPGDVLFIDEIHRLPKVVEEMLYSAMEDYYIDIVVGEGPTAHPVHFPLPPFTLIGATTRAGMLSAPLRDRFGIVEHMNYYNQDELKQIIFRSARIFDTQIEEQGAHELALRSRGTPRIANRLLKRVRDFAQVAHRQAIDAAIVKQALDLLQVDSRGLDEIDRKMLLTMINFYQGGPVGLKTIAANIGEETNTIEEMYEPYLIQIGYISRTPRGRVVTPAAYDHLGINYPTDEGK; encoded by the coding sequence GTGAACGAGAAGCAAAACGACGTGCTATCTGACCAGTCTCAAGATGAAGCGGAGGAGCAGATTGAACTCACCCTCCGTCCCCAGAATCTTCAGGACTATATCGGTCAAGCACAGCTCAAAAATAAGCTGCGGGTGTACATCAAGGCAGCCAAGGAACGGGAAGAAGCCTTGGACCACGTCTTGCTGTACGGTCCACCGGGCCTGGGGAAGACGACGTTGGCGATGGTCATTGCCCATGAAATGGCTGTGAACATCAAGACGACCAGCGGTCCGGCAATTGAAAAACCAGGCGACCTCGTGGCTCTGCTAAACGAACTCCAGCCTGGAGATGTTCTCTTCATTGACGAAATTCACCGCCTGCCCAAGGTCGTGGAGGAAATGCTCTACTCGGCAATGGAGGATTACTACATCGACATTGTGGTCGGGGAAGGGCCAACCGCCCACCCTGTTCACTTCCCCTTGCCGCCCTTTACCTTGATTGGAGCAACGACCCGGGCCGGAATGCTGTCGGCGCCGTTGCGGGACCGGTTTGGAATTGTTGAGCACATGAACTACTACAACCAGGACGAGCTGAAACAAATTATTTTTCGATCGGCGCGGATCTTTGATACCCAAATTGAGGAGCAGGGGGCACATGAACTGGCCCTGCGTTCCCGGGGAACGCCCCGGATTGCTAACCGGTTGCTCAAACGGGTGCGGGACTTTGCCCAGGTTGCTCACCGGCAGGCGATTGATGCCGCTATCGTCAAACAGGCCCTCGATCTCCTCCAGGTAGATAGCCGCGGCCTTGATGAAATCGACCGGAAAATGTTGTTGACGATGATTAATTTCTACCAGGGCGGGCCGGTCGGTCTGAAAACAATTGCTGCCAATATTGGTGAAGAAACCAATACGATTGAAGAAATGTACGAACCCTACCTGATTCAGATTGGCTACATTAGTCGAACTCCCCGTGGACGGGTGGTCACGCCAGCAGCCTATGACCACCTGGGAATTAATTATCCAACGGATGAGGGAAAATAA
- a CDS encoding tRNA-ribosyltransferase family protein, with translation MESKLKFNVQAESGNARTGHLQLGSRTATTPMLVQTGMVSAILTSGELTALGTQAIKQSALEYWLRAQGQPERLGFADIHEHLRWPGIVVGASGADQAYRWAKPRGRKKTGVSFHEPATGQQKMYTPQLAQQWQRLLGCDLLVGFARWDDYYAPVDDLQATAQQTAEWLGMDKQLLNTLAPVVGGGLKRVRQASVAAAQVTHPCGYALLGIDGAVKLAEQRRVIGEIVAMLPTEGLRYLPACGALEQVLIAIAQGMDIVDSDCAATTALHGTAYLGTKRLHLTQEHLAGDSRTLVPGCQCPTCQAGYSRAYLHQLLQEQSPVGVRLLTAHNLYVLNQLVDRFRQAIAAGRLAELMADLAIDY, from the coding sequence ATGGAGAGCAAACTTAAATTTAACGTCCAGGCAGAGAGCGGCAATGCCCGTACTGGCCACTTGCAGTTAGGATCCCGGACGGCCACCACCCCTATGCTGGTTCAAACCGGAATGGTGTCCGCAATTCTCACCAGCGGTGAATTGACAGCACTTGGGACGCAGGCCATCAAGCAGTCAGCCTTAGAATATTGGCTCAGGGCCCAGGGGCAACCAGAGCGACTCGGGTTTGCCGATATTCATGAGCACTTGCGCTGGCCGGGAATCGTTGTCGGGGCATCTGGAGCAGACCAGGCTTACCGCTGGGCCAAACCCCGTGGCCGTAAGAAAACAGGGGTTAGTTTTCACGAGCCAGCGACGGGGCAGCAAAAAATGTATACACCCCAGTTAGCCCAGCAATGGCAACGGCTGCTGGGCTGTGATCTGCTGGTTGGCTTTGCCCGCTGGGATGATTACTATGCCCCCGTCGACGATTTGCAAGCAACTGCCCAGCAGACGGCCGAATGGCTCGGAATGGACAAGCAGTTATTGAATACGCTGGCGCCGGTAGTTGGGGGCGGCCTGAAACGGGTCCGCCAGGCCAGTGTTGCCGCGGCTCAGGTAACTCACCCTTGTGGCTATGCCCTCTTAGGGATTGATGGGGCCGTCAAATTGGCGGAACAACGGCGGGTAATCGGTGAAATCGTTGCGATGCTCCCTACGGAGGGGCTGCGCTACTTACCTGCCTGTGGGGCGTTAGAGCAGGTACTGATAGCAATTGCACAGGGAATGGACATTGTTGATAGCGACTGTGCGGCGACGACCGCGCTCCATGGCACTGCCTACCTGGGGACAAAACGATTGCACCTGACCCAAGAACACTTGGCAGGTGACTCCCGGACACTGGTGCCAGGCTGTCAGTGCCCGACTTGCCAGGCGGGTTATTCCCGGGCATACCTGCACCAGCTCCTCCAAGAGCAGTCACCAGTGGGGGTCCGATTGTTGACAGCCCACAACCTGTATGTGCTTAACCAGTTGGTTGACCGCTTCCGCCAAGCTATCGCGGCTGGGCGGCTGGCAGAATTGATGGCCGACCTAGCAATTGACTACTAA
- the yajC gene encoding preprotein translocase subunit YajC translates to MDNIVNSFVTLAAANTGGYSSIILIVLMIALMYFFMIRPQQKQRKQHQEMMNELHKGDEVVTIGRLHGKIDEVNKENQTVTLDCEGIYLTFDMVAIARVLKRAGEAEQPAQQAAETQASAGKDDAAETETTDDAADAKSADDDQESK, encoded by the coding sequence ATGGATAATATCGTGAATAGTTTTGTAACTTTAGCTGCTGCTAATACCGGTGGTTACTCCAGCATCATCCTGATTGTTTTGATGATTGCTTTGATGTACTTCTTTATGATTCGGCCACAACAGAAGCAACGTAAGCAGCACCAGGAAATGATGAATGAGCTTCACAAGGGCGACGAGGTGGTTACCATCGGTCGTCTTCACGGTAAGATTGACGAGGTCAACAAGGAAAACCAGACCGTAACTCTTGACTGTGAAGGAATCTATTTAACCTTTGATATGGTAGCAATTGCCCGGGTCCTCAAGCGGGCTGGTGAAGCTGAACAGCCTGCTCAACAAGCGGCTGAAACCCAGGCCAGTGCTGGCAAAGATGACGCTGCTGAAACAGAGACTACTGATGACGCTGCGGATGCTAAGTCTGCTGACGACGACCAGGAGTCAAAATAA
- the gnd gene encoding phosphogluconate dehydrogenase (NAD(+)-dependent, decarboxylating) yields the protein MQIGLIGLGKMGIHLAQNMLRNGNDVVAFDLNQDAVKEAGSYGAETAFSLDEMIEKLDTPRTVWVMVPAGKPTDATMAQLAEKLSADDIVIDGGNTYWKDSLKHNRLLTEKGIHFFDCGSSGGWRGALEGGNFMIGGDDKEAFERIRPLFEGIAQKDGYLYTGKAGSGHYLKMVHNGVEYGMMEAIGEGFEILEASDFDYDNAAVAKLWNHGSVIRSWLMELAQDAFEKDPHLDQIQGRMHSSGEAHWTIADAMDHNVPTPVIYEALCARFKSMQEDTFDGKVVAALRNGFGGHAVDKK from the coding sequence ATGCAAATTGGATTGATTGGTCTGGGAAAGATGGGGATTCACCTTGCCCAAAACATGCTGCGTAACGGTAACGATGTTGTTGCTTTCGATTTGAACCAAGATGCCGTTAAGGAAGCCGGTTCATACGGTGCCGAAACTGCTTTTTCCTTGGATGAAATGATCGAAAAGCTGGACACTCCACGGACTGTGTGGGTAATGGTTCCTGCAGGAAAGCCAACCGACGCTACAATGGCTCAGTTGGCGGAAAAGCTTTCTGCCGACGACATTGTGATCGATGGTGGTAACACTTACTGGAAGGATTCACTGAAGCACAACCGTTTGCTGACCGAAAAGGGAATTCACTTCTTTGACTGTGGTTCTTCTGGTGGTTGGCGTGGTGCCCTTGAAGGCGGTAACTTCATGATCGGTGGCGACGACAAGGAAGCCTTTGAACGGATTCGTCCACTCTTTGAAGGAATTGCCCAAAAGGATGGCTACCTTTACACTGGTAAGGCCGGTTCCGGTCACTACCTCAAGATGGTTCACAATGGGGTCGAATACGGGATGATGGAAGCCATTGGTGAAGGCTTTGAAATCCTGGAAGCATCAGACTTTGATTACGATAACGCCGCTGTTGCTAAGCTGTGGAACCACGGTTCTGTTATCCGGTCCTGGCTGATGGAACTGGCGCAGGATGCCTTTGAAAAGGATCCACACTTAGACCAAATCCAAGGTCGGATGCACAGTAGTGGTGAAGCACACTGGACGATTGCTGATGCGATGGACCACAACGTGCCAACGCCAGTTATCTACGAAGCATTATGTGCGCGTTTCAAGTCCATGCAAGAGGATACCTTTGACGGGAAGGTCGTTGCGGCATTACGGAATGGTTTCGGTGGCCACGCTGTCGACAAGAAGTAA
- a CDS encoding DHH family phosphoesterase: MSDQLSQILEQIKKYNKIIIHRHQRPDPDAIGSQVGLGEILKASFPYKQVYLVGKHIPGFDWIGTMDDIDGETFNDALVIVTDTANAPRIDDRRFNNGDELIKIDHHPNDEPFGDLMWVEPDASSCSEMIYDFYQHFSDQLTLPKKAAHALYAGIIGDTGRFLYPATTPRTMLVAGALMAAGANAAEISRREDEITLPVARLSAYVYEHLTILDHGAAYVVLTNDLLEKFGLTEAGTSAVVSLPGRIKDVRAWAIFVEQADGHYRIRLRSKGPVINELAKKHDGGGHPLASGAKAKDEAEIRQVIAELDQLTSNE, from the coding sequence ATGTCGGACCAGTTAAGTCAGATTCTAGAACAAATCAAAAAGTACAATAAAATTATCATTCACCGGCACCAGCGGCCGGACCCGGATGCCATCGGCTCCCAGGTGGGGCTCGGCGAAATCTTGAAGGCCTCCTTCCCTTACAAGCAGGTTTACCTGGTAGGAAAGCATATTCCAGGTTTTGACTGGATTGGAACGATGGATGACATTGACGGCGAAACCTTTAATGATGCCCTGGTGATTGTCACCGACACGGCCAACGCTCCCCGGATCGATGACCGGCGGTTTAATAATGGTGACGAGTTGATCAAAATTGACCACCACCCGAATGATGAGCCCTTCGGCGACCTGATGTGGGTCGAACCAGACGCGTCAAGCTGTTCAGAAATGATCTACGATTTTTACCAGCATTTTAGCGACCAGCTGACCCTGCCTAAGAAGGCCGCCCACGCCCTTTATGCGGGAATTATCGGTGATACCGGCCGCTTCTTGTACCCAGCAACGACTCCCCGGACGATGCTAGTTGCGGGTGCGCTGATGGCTGCCGGAGCAAATGCGGCCGAGATTAGCCGGCGGGAAGATGAGATTACCCTGCCGGTGGCCCGTCTATCGGCCTACGTTTACGAGCACCTGACAATTTTAGATCACGGTGCCGCCTACGTCGTGTTAACGAATGACCTCCTCGAGAAGTTCGGCCTGACTGAAGCAGGGACCTCGGCGGTGGTTTCGCTGCCGGGACGGATTAAGGACGTCCGTGCCTGGGCCATCTTTGTTGAGCAGGCGGACGGCCACTACCGGATTCGTTTGCGTTCTAAGGGCCCGGTAATCAATGAGCTAGCGAAGAAGCACGATGGTGGTGGCCACCCGCTGGCTAGTGGTGCTAAGGCCAAGGACGAAGCAGAGATCAGGCAGGTCATTGCCGAGCTGGACCAGTTAACGAGCAATGAATAA